A genomic window from Tolypothrix sp. PCC 7910 includes:
- a CDS encoding mercuric reductase has product MSNLEFERVTVRPMDEYNQTLVSQVHPPDWVNPQPADVYDLVVIGAGTAGLVVAAGAAGLDLGLKVALIEKHLMGGDCLNVGCVPSKTIIRSARVVGELWDGKELGINIPKNIDVDFPAVMARMRRIRAGISPHDSAARFQKLGVDIFLGSGRFASKNTVEVEGQTLRFKKAVIATGARAAQPGITGIEKAGYLTNESVFSLIQRPERLAVIGGGPIGCELAQAFRRLGSEVVLFHRSSHVLNKEDAEAAEILQKVLIKEGIRLVLNCKLEEVVTVTEGKRLYFSTNGHRDSVTVDEILVGAGRAPNVEGLNLEAVGVEYDKQHGVKVNDYLQTTNPKIYAAGDICMNWKFTHAADAAARIVIKNTLFSPFGLSRSKLSSLVMPWVTYTDPEIAHVGLSEQEAKDKGWNVETIKIPFSSVDRAIADGEESGFLKILHKKGSDEILGATIVARHAGEMISEVTTAIVGKLGLNKLSGVIHPYPTQAEAIKKAADAYRRTLLTENTKRLLGFLTKLS; this is encoded by the coding sequence ATGTCTAATTTAGAATTTGAAAGAGTTACAGTCCGCCCAATGGATGAATATAACCAAACTTTGGTATCGCAAGTTCATCCACCGGATTGGGTAAATCCCCAACCTGCTGATGTTTACGACTTAGTAGTAATTGGTGCAGGAACGGCGGGATTAGTTGTGGCGGCGGGTGCGGCAGGTTTAGATTTAGGTTTAAAAGTAGCATTAATTGAAAAGCATCTCATGGGTGGAGATTGCTTAAATGTGGGTTGTGTTCCTTCAAAAACTATTATTCGCTCGGCTCGTGTGGTGGGGGAATTGTGGGATGGTAAAGAATTAGGAATAAATATTCCCAAAAATATTGACGTTGATTTTCCCGCAGTTATGGCGAGGATGCGCCGCATTCGTGCTGGTATTAGTCCCCATGATTCGGCTGCACGCTTTCAAAAATTAGGCGTTGATATATTTTTAGGTAGCGGTCGATTCGCAAGTAAAAATACTGTGGAAGTTGAAGGCCAAACTCTGCGGTTTAAAAAAGCAGTAATTGCTACGGGAGCAAGAGCCGCGCAACCAGGAATTACAGGAATTGAAAAAGCTGGTTATTTAACAAATGAATCAGTTTTTTCCCTCATTCAACGACCAGAACGGTTAGCCGTGATTGGGGGTGGCCCGATTGGTTGTGAATTAGCGCAAGCTTTCCGACGCTTGGGTTCCGAGGTGGTGCTTTTCCATCGCAGTTCTCACGTTCTTAATAAAGAAGATGCGGAAGCTGCGGAAATTCTGCAAAAGGTTTTGATTAAAGAAGGAATTCGCTTAGTACTTAATTGCAAATTAGAAGAAGTCGTCACCGTCACCGAAGGTAAGCGGCTGTACTTTTCTACTAACGGTCATCGCGATTCTGTGACTGTAGATGAAATTTTAGTGGGTGCGGGACGCGCTCCTAATGTCGAAGGGTTAAATTTAGAAGCAGTTGGGGTAGAGTACGACAAGCAGCATGGTGTGAAGGTCAATGATTACCTGCAAACGACCAATCCCAAAATTTATGCAGCTGGGGATATCTGCATGAATTGGAAATTTACCCATGCAGCTGATGCAGCCGCGCGCATTGTCATTAAAAATACCTTATTTTCGCCCTTTGGGTTAAGCCGTAGCAAACTCAGCAGTTTAGTTATGCCTTGGGTAACCTATACTGACCCAGAAATTGCCCATGTGGGGTTGTCAGAACAAGAAGCCAAAGACAAAGGCTGGAATGTCGAGACAATCAAAATTCCTTTTAGTAGTGTAGACCGTGCGATCGCAGATGGTGAAGAATCAGGATTCCTGAAAATTCTGCACAAAAAAGGCTCTGATGAAATTCTCGGTGCAACTATTGTCGCTCGTCATGCAGGGGAAATGATTTCGGAAGTGACTACAGCAATTGTCGGTAAGTTAGGTTTGAACAAGTTAAGCGGTGTCATTCATCCCTATCCCACCCAAGCAGAAGCGATTAAAAAAGCTGCTGATGCTTATCGGCGCACGTTGTTGACAGAAAATACCAAACGTCTCTTAGGTTTTCTCACCAAATTGTCTTAA
- a CDS encoding TVP38/TMEM64 family protein, protein MIYSHYFKKVILFTFLAINIAFIFNNDTALAQASTTFNPQAILRDALQWIDSLGSIGAIAFIALYIIATVAFLPGSILTLGAGVVFGVVWGSLYVFIGATLGATAAFLVGRYLARGWVANKIAGNQKFVAIDNGVGKAGLKIILLTRLSPVFPFNLLNYAFGITGVSLQDYFIGSLGMIPGTIMYVYIGSLAGNLARIGSETQPTNLTIQWAIRIIGFIATVAVTIYVTRIARKALEEEVSNN, encoded by the coding sequence ATGATATATTCTCATTATTTCAAAAAAGTAATTTTATTTACATTTCTAGCAATCAATATTGCCTTTATTTTCAACAATGATACAGCATTAGCACAAGCATCTACTACCTTTAATCCCCAAGCAATTTTACGAGATGCTTTGCAATGGATTGATAGCCTTGGTTCTATAGGAGCGATCGCTTTTATTGCACTATATATTATTGCTACCGTTGCTTTTTTACCAGGTTCGATTCTTACCTTGGGTGCTGGTGTTGTTTTTGGTGTAGTTTGGGGTTCGCTGTATGTATTTATTGGTGCAACATTAGGAGCAACTGCAGCTTTTCTTGTAGGACGTTATTTAGCGAGAGGCTGGGTTGCTAATAAAATTGCAGGTAATCAAAAGTTTGTCGCTATCGATAATGGTGTGGGTAAAGCCGGATTAAAAATTATCCTGTTAACGCGACTTTCTCCAGTATTTCCGTTTAATTTATTAAACTATGCCTTTGGGATTACAGGAGTTTCTCTTCAGGATTACTTTATTGGTTCTCTAGGGATGATTCCTGGAACCATTATGTACGTTTATATTGGTTCTTTAGCTGGTAATTTGGCGAGAATTGGCAGTGAAACTCAACCTACCAATTTAACAATACAATGGGCAATTCGCATAATTGGTTTTATTGCTACAGTTGCAGTCACAATTTATGTGACAAGGATAGCAAGGAAAGCTTTAGAGGAGGAGGTAAGTAATAATTAA